The DNA window AAGGAATACTTTGCTGATAAAGAGAATGTTTATTATAAGTCAAAGCTGTTATCCCTTTCTAGTAATGAGAAATTAAAAGTAGTTAGAGCTGACCAAGAAGGAGAAGATTATCTTTTTGATGGCTTAAATGGAAATGTTTTCCTTGAAGAATATGCTTTTGATAAAAAATATCTACCTTATAAAGTTTTGGGAGAAGAAAGTAATCATATAAGAGATTTATTATTTGCAAGTAAAGATGGAATATTCTTCTATAATCCTGAAACAAAAAAGCAGGAAAGAGCAGGGGATAATATTTTTATAGGAGAGATTAAAGAAATAAATCCTAATGTTATTTCTGATGATAAAAATATTTATTATCTTCACTCTTATGATATATATAGAAAAAAAAGAGTTAAAAATGGTTATAGGGATATATTAGTTTCAAAAAATATAGGAATTTTTTACTTAGGTGAAAAGAAAGATTGGGAAAAAGTAAAAGATTTAGACTCTGGAACAACAGGGCAAGTTTGGAGAAAAGCTAATAACTACTATTATTTTGATAATTTAGGAGTTCATCAGTTAATAGATGATGTTGTATATGAAATTGTCGATAATGCAAGTCTTAAATACTTATTAGAAACAAACGATATATATGGTGACACTATAAGAGAATTTGTTAGAGATAAAAAGTTAATAGCTTTCAAAGGAGAAGAAGTAACAACAGCTAGTATAAAATACAAAGAAAGTCATAAAGCAGAAATATTTTTAATAGTCTTTTTTGCAACTATTATTGCAATTGTAAGTTTTTTATTATATTTAAAATGGAAAAAAATAAAATTGGAAATAAAAGAAATTGAAGAAGAAATAAAAAAAACAAAATAAAAAGATTGAGCCTTTAATCAAATATTACAAAGACAGGGAAGAAAAATAAGAGTAAAAAAGTTTTAATATTTTAAAAAAAATTGTAGATTTTTTTTATTTAGTATGATATAATAATATGAATTTCTGTTCGATGGGAGGAAAAATGTCAAAGAAAGATGTTATCGAATTGGAAGGTACTATAGTAGAAGCCTTACCTAATGCTATGTTTAAAGTAGAATTAGAAAATGGACATACTATACTTGGCCACATCTCTGGAAAAATGAGAATGAATTACATTAAAATTTTACCAGGAGATG is part of the Fusobacterium nucleatum genome and encodes:
- the infA gene encoding translation initiation factor IF-1, encoding MSKKDVIELEGTIVEALPNAMFKVELENGHTILGHISGKMRMNYIKILPGDGVTVQISPYDLSRGRIVYRKKN